A region from the Mycolicibacterium phlei genome encodes:
- a CDS encoding DUF7158 domain-containing protein: MSVAAVVDGVEVPVAEIDAREAQLRASRIASSLPRPGTSEGRQLRRWLTQLVVTEKVLAAEARARGLTAAGAPALAEVIPDMTVRMELGSVAASVLGDPLARAVYASVTAGVDVGGAEVSAYMQRNPRRFTTFDEAYGHLLGAARRRAFRLWLDARCAAVVTLAPGYEHPGDPRQPDNTHRH, translated from the coding sequence ATGAGCGTGGCCGCCGTGGTGGACGGGGTCGAGGTGCCCGTCGCCGAGATCGACGCCCGCGAGGCACAGTTGCGGGCCTCGCGGATCGCGTCGTCGCTGCCGCGGCCCGGCACCAGCGAGGGCCGCCAGCTGCGCCGGTGGCTCACCCAGCTGGTGGTCACCGAGAAGGTGCTGGCCGCCGAGGCGCGGGCACGCGGGCTGACCGCGGCCGGGGCGCCCGCACTGGCCGAGGTGATCCCCGATATGACCGTGCGGATGGAGCTGGGCAGTGTGGCGGCGTCGGTGCTCGGCGACCCGCTGGCGCGGGCCGTGTACGCGTCGGTGACGGCAGGCGTCGACGTCGGCGGGGCCGAGGTGTCGGCGTACATGCAACGAAACCCACGGCGGTTCACGACGTTTGACGAGGCGTACGGCCATCTGCTGGGCGCCGCCCGTCGTCGCGCGTTCCGGCTGTGGCTGGACGCGAGGTGCGCCGCCGTCGTCACCCTCGCGCCGGGATACGAGCATCCCGGCGATCCCCGGCAACCCGACAACACGCACCGGCACTGA
- a CDS encoding ROK family protein — protein MAEPTLALDIGGTKIAVGLVDDDGSLLHRAQLPTPDGDPESIWAVVDSLLTESLAAAGGRVRGVGIASAGPIDLAEGTVSPINIVEWQRFPIVERVSTTVGAPTRLGGDGLCMALGERWRGAGRGADFLLGMVVSTGVGGGLVLDGAPYDGRTGNAGHVGHVVVDPDGAACTCGGRGCVETIAAGPRMVEWARSQGWVGADAKELADAAAGGDAVALRAYRRGATAVAAMIASVGAVCDLDRVVIGGGVAKAGALLFEPLREALASYAGLSFLRDLQVLPAELGGDAGLVGAAALVSAGLTP, from the coding sequence ATGGCTGAACCGACGCTGGCACTGGACATCGGCGGCACCAAGATCGCCGTCGGGCTGGTCGACGACGACGGCTCGCTGCTGCACCGTGCGCAACTGCCGACACCCGACGGGGATCCGGAATCGATTTGGGCGGTGGTGGATTCGCTGCTGACCGAGTCGCTGGCGGCGGCGGGCGGCCGGGTGCGCGGGGTGGGGATCGCGTCGGCGGGGCCGATCGACCTGGCCGAGGGCACGGTGAGCCCGATCAATATCGTCGAGTGGCAGCGGTTCCCGATCGTCGAGCGGGTGTCGACGACGGTGGGTGCGCCGACCCGGCTGGGCGGCGACGGGCTGTGCATGGCGCTGGGGGAGCGGTGGCGCGGAGCCGGCCGCGGCGCGGACTTCCTGCTCGGGATGGTGGTGTCGACGGGGGTCGGCGGCGGGCTGGTGCTCGACGGGGCGCCCTACGACGGACGGACCGGCAACGCGGGGCACGTCGGGCATGTCGTCGTGGATCCCGACGGGGCGGCGTGCACCTGCGGCGGGCGCGGGTGTGTGGAGACGATCGCGGCCGGTCCGCGCATGGTGGAGTGGGCGCGGTCGCAGGGCTGGGTCGGCGCGGACGCCAAGGAGCTGGCCGACGCGGCGGCCGGTGGGGACGCAGTCGCGCTGCGGGCGTACCGGCGCGGGGCGACGGCGGTGGCGGCGATGATCGCGTCCGTCGGCGCGGTGTGCGATCTGGACCGGGTGGTGATCGGCGGCGGAGTGGCCAAGGCCGGGGCGCTGCTGTTCGAGCCGCTGCGCGAGGCGTTGGCGAGCTATGCCGGACTGAGCTTCCTGCGCGACCTGCAGGTACTGCCCGCCGAGTTGGGTGGCGACGCCGGGCTGGTGGGCGCCGCCGCGCTGGTGTCGGCGGGTCTTACGCCTTAA
- the rplJ gene encoding 50S ribosomal protein L10, with protein sequence MAKADKATAVADIAEKFKEASATLVTEYRGLTVADLRDLRRSLGDSATYTVAKNTLVKRAAAEAGIEGLDDLFVGPTAIAFVKGEAVDAAKAIKKFAKDNKALVIKGGYMDGRALSVAEVEQIADLESREVLLAKLAGAMKANLAKAAGLFNAPASQVARLAAALQEKKAGEEAA encoded by the coding sequence ATGGCCAAGGCTGACAAGGCCACCGCGGTTGCCGACATCGCCGAGAAGTTCAAGGAGGCTTCGGCGACGCTCGTCACCGAGTACCGCGGGCTGACGGTCGCTGACCTCAGAGACCTTCGCCGTTCGCTCGGTGACTCCGCCACCTACACGGTCGCCAAGAACACGCTGGTCAAGCGTGCCGCGGCCGAGGCGGGCATCGAGGGTCTCGACGACCTGTTCGTCGGGCCCACCGCGATCGCGTTCGTCAAGGGCGAGGCTGTCGACGCCGCCAAGGCGATCAAGAAGTTCGCCAAGGACAACAAGGCCCTCGTCATCAAGGGCGGCTACATGGATGGCCGTGCCCTGAGCGTCGCCGAGGTCGAGCAGATCGCCGACCTGGAGTCGCGCGAGGTGCTGCTGGCCAAGCTGGCCGGCGCGATGAAGGCGAACCTGGCCAAGGCCGCCGGCCTGTTCAACGCTCCGGCGTCGCAGGTCGCACGGCTGGCCGCTGCTCTGCAGGAGAAGAAGGCCGGCGAAGAGGCCGCTTAA
- the rplL gene encoding 50S ribosomal protein L7/L12, whose translation MAKLSTDELLEAFKELTLLELSEFVKKFEETFEVTAAAPVAVAAAPAAGGGAAAADAGEEQSEFDVILESAGDKKIGVIKVVREIVSGLGLKEAKDLVDGAPKPLLEKVDKAAAEDAKAKLEAAGATVTLK comes from the coding sequence ATGGCCAAGCTGTCCACCGACGAGCTGCTCGAGGCTTTCAAGGAGCTGACGCTGCTGGAGCTCTCCGAGTTCGTCAAGAAGTTCGAGGAGACCTTCGAGGTCACCGCCGCTGCTCCGGTCGCCGTCGCCGCGGCCCCGGCCGCCGGTGGTGGCGCTGCCGCCGCCGACGCCGGTGAGGAGCAGTCGGAGTTCGACGTCATCCTCGAGAGCGCCGGTGACAAGAAGATCGGCGTCATCAAGGTCGTCCGCGAGATCGTCTCCGGCCTGGGCCTCAAGGAGGCCAAGGACCTGGTCGACGGTGCGCCGAAGCCGCTGCTCGAGAAGGTCGACAAGGCCGCTGCCGAGGACGCCAAGGCCAAGCTCGAGGCCGCCGGCGCCACCGTCACCCTCAAGTAA
- a CDS encoding ABC transporter ATP-binding protein encodes MGIGIQIEGLTKSFGPQRIWEDVTFDLPPGEVSVLLGPSGTGKSVFLKSLIGLLRPERGKIIVDGTDIIQCTAKELYEIRTLFGVMFQDGALFGSMNLYDNTAFPLREHTKKKESEIRKIVMEKLELVGLAGDENKFPGEISGGMRKRAGLARSLVLDPQIILCDEPDSGLDPVRTAYLSQLLIDINAQIDATILIVTHNINIARTVPDNMGMLFRKHLVMFGPREVLLTSDEPVVRQFLNGRRIGPIGMSEEKDEATMAEEQAMVDAGHHDGGVEEIEGVPPQINPTPGMPERKAVARRQARVREILHTLPPKAQQAILDDLEGTHRYPSHAIPDVDDAPTGAIPRAQQ; translated from the coding sequence GTGGGCATTGGCATCCAGATTGAGGGGCTGACCAAGTCCTTCGGCCCCCAGCGAATCTGGGAGGACGTCACGTTCGACCTGCCTCCGGGCGAGGTCAGCGTGCTGCTGGGCCCGTCTGGTACCGGTAAGTCGGTCTTCCTGAAGTCGCTGATCGGCCTGCTGCGGCCGGAGCGCGGCAAGATCATCGTCGACGGCACCGACATCATCCAGTGCACCGCCAAGGAGCTCTACGAGATCCGAACGCTGTTCGGCGTGATGTTCCAGGACGGCGCGCTGTTCGGGTCGATGAACCTCTACGACAACACCGCCTTCCCGCTTCGTGAGCACACGAAGAAGAAGGAATCCGAGATCCGCAAGATCGTCATGGAGAAGCTCGAGCTGGTCGGTCTGGCCGGCGACGAGAACAAGTTCCCCGGCGAGATCTCCGGCGGTATGCGCAAGCGTGCCGGTCTGGCCCGCTCCCTGGTGCTCGACCCGCAGATCATCCTCTGCGACGAGCCGGACTCCGGTCTGGACCCGGTCCGTACGGCCTACCTGAGCCAGCTGCTGATCGACATCAACGCCCAGATCGACGCCACGATCCTGATCGTTACCCACAACATCAACATCGCCCGCACGGTGCCGGACAACATGGGCATGCTGTTCCGCAAGCACCTGGTGATGTTCGGCCCGCGCGAGGTGCTGCTGACCAGCGACGAGCCGGTGGTCCGCCAGTTCCTCAACGGCCGCCGTATCGGCCCGATCGGCATGTCCGAGGAGAAGGACGAGGCGACGATGGCCGAAGAGCAGGCCATGGTCGACGCCGGCCACCACGACGGTGGCGTCGAGGAGATCGAGGGCGTGCCGCCGCAGATCAACCCGACCCCGGGTATGCCCGAGCGCAAGGCCGTCGCCCGCCGCCAGGCCCGGGTGCGCGAGATCCTGCACACCCTGCCGCCCAAGGCGCAGCAGGCCATCCTCGACGACCTCGAGGGCACCCACCGCTACCCGTCGCACGCCATCCCGGACGTGGACGACGCGCCGACGGGCGCCATCCCGCGCGCCCAGCAGTAG
- a CDS encoding molybdopterin-containing oxidoreductase family protein, with product MIATVEDGRLLALRPDKDHPVSAGFACPKGIAFTEVVNDPDRVTTPLRRLPDGGFAPVSWDAAMTDIAGRLAAILRRHGSDAVGWYFGNPGAFSYSYTLALNSLTVGLPRLHLFTAGSQDVNNRFVASQMLYGSPLALPVPDVPRTDLLVVMGANPIVSHGSVLTLPRIRDRMHDVVKRGGRVLVIDPRRTETAAQFEWLGIVPDGDAYLLLSLLHVMFGEGLADRARLRRLADGVEWLEHLVRPFTPEATEARTGIDASTVRSLARDLVRTERAAVYGRVGTSVGENGTLTTYLIDAVNLVAGNLDVPGGAMFGRLGLPGERWLNKAGGALLRLAYERRRSRIGGFPAVLGSEPATVMAKEITTLGRGQVRALFVGAGNPVLSVPNGDELEAAMESLELAVGIDIYLNETLAHCDYVLPATTMYERDDFPLAFQMLQPTPMRQATEAVVAPVGQARPEWEIIDELTSRLWRVAPGFAVAAGLRKLLSAFGVRYSPRLLAGAVIRLAEGGDRFGLRRGGLSFATLTRRYPHGKVLAAHLRGGVLRDVVVYRGGRVRLRHDAIAAEVAKLSRRRAPADYPLRLIGMRELRSENSWLHNSPLLMRGERAQRALVHVSDAEAAGIRDGDTVRITSEHGEIELPVAVTKDLVAGVVAVPHGWGHKGTAGWRVANAAGGVNVNRLMSSEVADVEGLAGMARLTGVPVRISHT from the coding sequence ATGATCGCCACCGTCGAGGACGGCCGTCTGCTGGCGCTGCGCCCGGACAAGGACCACCCGGTGTCCGCCGGTTTCGCCTGCCCGAAGGGCATCGCGTTCACCGAGGTAGTCAACGACCCCGACCGGGTGACCACCCCGCTGCGCCGGCTGCCCGACGGCGGCTTCGCACCGGTCAGCTGGGACGCGGCGATGACCGACATCGCCGGCCGGCTCGCCGCGATCCTGCGCAGGCACGGCTCCGACGCGGTCGGCTGGTACTTCGGCAACCCGGGCGCGTTCAGCTACTCCTACACGCTGGCGCTGAACTCGCTGACCGTCGGGCTGCCGCGGCTGCACCTGTTCACCGCGGGCTCGCAGGACGTCAACAACCGGTTCGTCGCCAGCCAAATGCTGTACGGTTCGCCGCTGGCGCTGCCGGTGCCCGACGTGCCGCGCACCGACCTGCTCGTCGTGATGGGCGCCAACCCGATCGTCTCGCACGGCAGCGTGCTCACCCTGCCGCGGATCCGCGACCGCATGCACGACGTCGTCAAACGCGGCGGTCGGGTGCTGGTGATCGACCCGCGCAGGACCGAGACCGCCGCGCAGTTCGAGTGGCTGGGCATCGTCCCCGACGGCGACGCCTACCTGCTGCTGTCGCTGCTGCACGTGATGTTCGGCGAGGGGCTGGCCGACCGGGCCCGGCTGCGCCGTCTGGCCGACGGCGTCGAGTGGCTGGAGCACCTGGTGCGCCCGTTCACCCCGGAGGCGACCGAGGCGCGCACCGGCATCGACGCGTCGACGGTGCGGTCGCTGGCCCGCGACCTGGTGCGCACCGAACGCGCCGCGGTGTACGGCCGCGTCGGCACCAGCGTCGGTGAAAACGGGACTCTCACAACGTATCTGATCGACGCGGTGAACCTGGTGGCCGGCAACCTCGACGTGCCCGGCGGCGCGATGTTCGGCCGGCTCGGGCTGCCGGGGGAGCGGTGGCTGAACAAGGCGGGCGGCGCGCTGCTGCGGCTGGCCTACGAGCGGCGCCGCTCGCGGATCGGCGGCTTCCCGGCGGTGCTGGGCTCCGAACCGGCCACCGTGATGGCCAAGGAGATCACCACCCTCGGCCGCGGTCAGGTGCGGGCACTGTTCGTCGGCGCCGGCAACCCGGTGCTGTCGGTGCCCAACGGCGACGAGCTCGAGGCGGCCATGGAGTCGCTGGAGCTGGCGGTCGGCATCGACATCTACCTCAACGAGACGCTGGCGCACTGCGACTACGTGCTGCCCGCGACGACGATGTACGAGCGCGACGACTTCCCGCTGGCCTTCCAGATGCTGCAGCCGACGCCGATGCGCCAGGCCACCGAGGCCGTCGTCGCGCCGGTGGGGCAGGCCCGCCCGGAGTGGGAGATCATCGACGAGCTGACCAGCCGGCTGTGGCGGGTGGCGCCCGGTTTCGCGGTGGCCGCCGGTTTGCGAAAACTGTTGTCGGCGTTCGGTGTTCGATACAGTCCGCGGCTGCTGGCGGGCGCGGTGATCCGGCTGGCCGAGGGCGGCGACCGGTTCGGGCTGCGTCGCGGCGGGCTGAGCTTCGCGACGCTGACGCGCCGGTATCCGCACGGCAAGGTGCTGGCGGCGCACCTGCGTGGCGGGGTGCTGCGCGACGTCGTCGTCTACCGCGGCGGGCGGGTGCGGCTGCGCCACGACGCGATCGCCGCCGAGGTCGCCAAGCTGTCGCGGCGCCGCGCCCCGGCGGACTACCCGCTGCGGCTGATCGGGATGCGCGAGCTGCGCTCGGAGAACTCCTGGCTGCACAACTCGCCGCTGCTGATGCGAGGCGAGCGGGCCCAGCGCGCCCTGGTGCACGTCAGCGACGCCGAGGCCGCGGGCATCCGCGACGGCGACACCGTGCGGATCACGTCGGAGCACGGCGAGATCGAGCTGCCGGTGGCGGTGACGAAGGACCTCGTCGCCGGGGTGGTGGCGGTGCCGCACGGCTGGGGACACAAGGGCACCGCCGGGTGGCGGGTCGCCAACGCCGCGGGCGGGGTCAACGTCAACCGGCTGATGTCCTCGGAGGTGGCCGATGTGGAGGGGCTTGCCGGGATGGCGCGGCTGACCGGTGTGCCGGTGCGCATTTCGCACACGTAA
- a CDS encoding alpha/beta hydrolase family protein, with product MGDRFLAWVGVGVLAAGLSAGMLTAAGAALAEESTDGGTTSETTNSAENEQDSDDLENSGDAPEVDEADLEDEPELEELEDEPELEEFDEEEPVVEEAVDEESVANDTVEDDTVETKKDNRKQDEESPEPTVTVVDETREIAETRLQPAAAARTVAVTTEKAQPPVEQEPAIAMVTLDEPAATAAAVSVATAPRIPAVIRFIGTLVFNLYGLAQRLFGGPPILPANANVTVRSTTLRIECGCDGKSVEVPADWYFPNLPEGEEPERLIYLQHGFLAAGPWYSHTAAALAEQTRSIVVAPTITSNFFAADGCWLGAPPMHEGMAKLFDADNTALADSAAKVGYTGTLPNRVVLVGHSLGGGAVSGIAGYMVERDTVDRLAGVLLLDGVGLDDPSRMVESLKAVPADIPIYQLAAPVYMWNAFGVGLDALAEARPDQFIGVTLVGGSHVDMMRGGNPVIQFAQELVAGFTKPQNAAAARMLMVGWVNDMFAGTHDEGLYLEPGAEYSFETPKGQASVVALPNSLKKSFPLNFLQPFMSLMTGLFTFEPSCVAASVGARSATCESSIAA from the coding sequence ATGGGCGACCGGTTCTTGGCATGGGTAGGCGTCGGGGTTCTCGCCGCCGGGCTGTCGGCGGGGATGCTCACCGCGGCGGGCGCGGCGCTCGCGGAGGAGTCCACCGACGGCGGGACCACCTCGGAGACGACGAATTCGGCTGAGAACGAGCAGGATTCGGACGATCTGGAGAACTCGGGTGATGCTCCCGAGGTCGATGAGGCCGATCTCGAGGACGAGCCGGAGCTGGAGGAGCTCGAGGACGAGCCGGAGCTGGAGGAGTTCGACGAGGAGGAGCCGGTCGTCGAGGAGGCCGTCGACGAGGAGTCCGTCGCGAACGACACCGTTGAGGACGACACCGTCGAGACCAAGAAGGACAACCGCAAGCAGGACGAGGAGTCACCGGAGCCGACGGTGACCGTCGTCGACGAGACGCGTGAGATCGCCGAGACCCGACTGCAGCCCGCGGCCGCGGCCAGGACGGTCGCCGTCACGACCGAGAAGGCGCAGCCGCCGGTCGAGCAGGAACCCGCGATCGCGATGGTGACGCTGGACGAACCGGCCGCCACCGCCGCGGCCGTCAGCGTCGCCACCGCACCGCGCATCCCGGCGGTCATCCGGTTCATCGGCACGCTGGTGTTCAACCTGTACGGCTTGGCGCAGCGGCTCTTCGGCGGCCCGCCGATCCTGCCGGCGAACGCCAACGTCACCGTGCGCAGCACGACCCTGCGCATCGAGTGCGGCTGCGACGGGAAGTCCGTGGAGGTCCCCGCCGACTGGTACTTCCCGAACCTGCCCGAGGGCGAGGAGCCGGAGCGACTGATCTACCTGCAGCACGGCTTCCTGGCGGCCGGCCCGTGGTACAGCCACACCGCGGCGGCGCTGGCCGAGCAGACCCGCAGCATCGTGGTGGCGCCGACGATCACGTCGAACTTCTTCGCCGCCGACGGCTGCTGGCTCGGCGCACCGCCGATGCACGAGGGCATGGCCAAGCTGTTCGACGCGGACAACACCGCGCTGGCCGACAGCGCCGCCAAGGTCGGCTACACCGGGACGCTGCCGAACCGCGTTGTGCTGGTTGGCCATTCGCTCGGCGGCGGGGCGGTGTCGGGGATCGCCGGCTACATGGTCGAGCGTGACACCGTCGACCGGCTGGCCGGGGTGCTGCTGCTCGACGGCGTCGGCCTCGACGACCCGTCGCGGATGGTCGAGTCGTTGAAGGCGGTGCCGGCCGACATCCCGATCTACCAGCTGGCGGCCCCGGTCTACATGTGGAACGCGTTCGGCGTCGGGCTGGACGCGTTGGCCGAGGCGCGGCCGGACCAGTTCATCGGCGTCACGCTGGTCGGCGGCTCACACGTCGACATGATGCGCGGCGGCAACCCGGTCATCCAGTTCGCGCAGGAACTGGTCGCCGGGTTCACCAAACCGCAGAACGCCGCGGCCGCCCGGATGCTGATGGTCGGCTGGGTCAACGACATGTTCGCAGGCACCCACGACGAGGGCCTCTACCTCGAGCCCGGCGCCGAGTACAGCTTCGAGACCCCCAAGGGGCAGGCGTCGGTGGTGGCGCTGCCGAACTCGCTGAAGAAGTCGTTCCCGCTGAACTTCCTGCAGCCGTTCATGTCGCTGATGACCGGGCTGTTCACCTTCGAGCCGTCGTGTGTCGCGGCCTCCGTCGGGGCAAGGAGTGCCACATGCGAGAGTTCGATCGCCGCCTGA
- the rpoB gene encoding DNA-directed RNA polymerase subunit beta produces MLEGCILAGSRPSKTAEATNHSVPGAPNRISFAKLREPLEVPGLLDVQTESFEWLIGSDAWREKAKARGDLNPVGGLEEVLAELSPIEDFSGSMSLSFSDPRFDEVKAPVEECKDKDMTYAAPLFVTAEFINNNTGEIKSQTVFMGDFPMMTEKGTFIINGTERVVVSQLVRSPGVYFDETIDKSTEKTLHSVKVIPGRGAWLEFDVDKRDTVGVRIDRKRRQPVTVLLKALGWTNEQITERFGFSEIMMSTLEKDNTANQDEALLDIYRKLRPGEPPTKESAQTLLENLFFKEKRYDLARVGRYKVNKKLGLNPGQPIGTTTLTEEDVVATIEYLVRLHQGDKTMTVPGGVEVPVEVDDIDHFGNRRLRTVGELIQNQIRVGLSRMERVVRERMTTQDVEAITPQTLINIRPVVAAIKEFFGTSQLSQFMDQNNPLSGLTHKRRLSALGPGGLSRERAGLEVRDVHHSHYGRMCPIETPEGPNIGLIGSLSVYARVNPFGFIETPYRKVIDGVVTDEIDYLTADEEDRHVVAQANSPTDENGRFIEDRVLVRRKGGEVEYVSADQVDYMDVSPRQMVSVATAMIPFLEHDDANRALMGANMQRQAVPLVRSEAPLVGTGMELRAAIDAGDVVVSDKAGVIEEVSADYITVMADDGTRQTYRLRKFARSNHGTCANQRPIVDAGQRVEAGQVIADGPCTENGEMALGKNLLVAIMPWEGHNYEDAIILSSRLVEEDVLTSIHIEEHEIDARDTKLGAEEITRDIPNVSDEVLADLDERGIVRIGAEVRDGDILVGKVTPKGETELTPEERLLRAIFGEKAREVRDTSLKVPHGESGKVIGIRVFSREDDDELPAGVNELVRVYVAQKRKISDGDKLAGRHGNKGVIGKILPVEDMPFLPDGTPVDIILNTHGVPRRMNIGQILETHLGWVAKAGWKIEGDPEWAKNLPEDLREAEPNSIVATPVFDGAREEELQGLLSSTLPNRDGEQMVDGDGKAVLYDGRSGEPFPYPVTVGYMYILKLHHLVDDKIHARSTGPYSMITQQPLGGKAQFGGQRFGEMECWAMQAYGAAYTLQELLTIKSDDTVGRVKVYEAIVKGENIPEPGIPESFKVLLKELQSLCLNVEVLSSDGAAIEMRDGDDEDLERAAANLGINLSRNESASVEDLA; encoded by the coding sequence GTGCTGGAAGGATGCATCTTGGCAGGGTCTCGCCCAAGCAAGACAGCTGAAGCTACAAACCACTCCGTCCCAGGAGCACCAAACCGGATTTCTTTTGCCAAGCTCCGCGAGCCCCTCGAGGTTCCCGGGCTTCTTGACGTTCAAACCGAGTCTTTCGAATGGCTGATCGGCTCCGACGCCTGGCGTGAGAAGGCCAAGGCCCGGGGCGACCTCAATCCCGTCGGCGGCCTCGAAGAGGTGCTGGCCGAGCTGAGCCCGATCGAGGACTTCTCGGGCTCGATGTCGCTGTCCTTCTCCGATCCGCGCTTCGACGAGGTCAAGGCACCCGTCGAGGAGTGCAAGGACAAGGACATGACGTACGCGGCCCCGCTGTTCGTCACCGCCGAGTTCATCAACAACAACACCGGCGAGATCAAGAGCCAGACGGTCTTCATGGGTGACTTCCCGATGATGACCGAGAAGGGCACCTTCATCATCAACGGCACCGAGCGTGTCGTGGTGTCCCAGCTGGTTCGCTCGCCGGGTGTGTACTTCGACGAGACGATCGACAAGTCCACCGAGAAGACGCTGCACAGCGTCAAGGTGATCCCCGGCCGCGGCGCGTGGCTGGAGTTCGACGTCGACAAGCGCGACACCGTCGGCGTGCGCATCGACCGCAAGCGCCGCCAGCCCGTCACCGTGCTGCTCAAGGCGCTGGGCTGGACCAACGAGCAGATCACCGAGCGGTTCGGCTTCAGCGAGATCATGATGAGCACGCTGGAGAAGGACAACACCGCCAACCAGGACGAGGCGCTGCTCGACATCTACCGCAAGCTGCGTCCGGGCGAGCCGCCGACCAAGGAGTCCGCGCAGACCCTGCTGGAGAACCTGTTCTTCAAGGAGAAGCGCTACGACCTCGCCCGCGTCGGCCGCTACAAGGTCAACAAGAAGCTGGGCCTGAACCCGGGTCAGCCGATCGGCACCACCACGCTGACCGAAGAGGACGTCGTCGCCACCATCGAGTACCTGGTGCGCCTGCACCAGGGCGACAAGACGATGACCGTGCCCGGCGGCGTCGAGGTCCCCGTCGAGGTCGACGACATCGACCACTTCGGCAACCGTCGTCTGCGCACCGTCGGCGAGCTGATCCAGAACCAGATCCGGGTCGGCCTGTCGCGTATGGAGCGCGTCGTGCGCGAGCGCATGACCACCCAGGACGTCGAGGCGATCACGCCGCAGACCCTGATCAACATCCGTCCCGTCGTGGCGGCGATCAAGGAGTTCTTCGGCACCAGCCAGCTGTCGCAGTTCATGGACCAGAACAACCCGCTGTCGGGTCTGACCCACAAGCGCCGCCTGTCGGCGCTGGGCCCGGGCGGTCTGTCCCGTGAGCGCGCCGGCCTCGAGGTCCGCGACGTGCACCACAGCCACTACGGCCGCATGTGCCCGATCGAGACCCCTGAGGGTCCGAACATCGGTCTGATCGGCTCGCTGTCGGTGTACGCCCGGGTCAACCCGTTCGGCTTCATCGAGACGCCGTACCGCAAGGTCATCGACGGTGTCGTCACCGACGAGATCGACTACCTGACCGCCGACGAGGAGGACCGCCACGTCGTGGCGCAGGCCAACTCGCCGACCGACGAGAACGGCCGGTTCATCGAGGACCGCGTCCTGGTGCGCCGCAAGGGCGGCGAGGTCGAGTACGTCTCGGCCGACCAGGTCGACTACATGGACGTCTCGCCGCGCCAGATGGTGTCGGTCGCGACGGCGATGATCCCGTTCCTCGAGCACGACGACGCCAACCGCGCCCTGATGGGTGCCAACATGCAGCGCCAGGCGGTTCCGCTGGTGCGCAGCGAGGCCCCGCTGGTCGGCACCGGTATGGAGCTGCGTGCGGCCATCGACGCCGGCGACGTCGTCGTCAGCGACAAGGCCGGTGTGATCGAGGAGGTCAGCGCCGACTACATCACGGTGATGGCCGACGACGGCACGCGCCAGACCTACCGGCTGCGCAAGTTCGCCCGGTCCAACCACGGCACCTGCGCCAACCAGCGTCCGATCGTCGACGCCGGCCAGCGGGTCGAGGCGGGCCAGGTCATCGCCGACGGGCCGTGCACCGAGAACGGTGAGATGGCGCTGGGCAAGAACCTGCTCGTGGCGATCATGCCGTGGGAAGGCCACAACTACGAGGACGCGATCATCCTCTCCAGCCGCCTGGTTGAGGAGGACGTGCTCACCTCGATCCACATCGAGGAGCACGAGATCGACGCCCGCGACACCAAGCTGGGCGCCGAGGAGATCACCCGGGACATCCCGAACGTCTCCGATGAGGTGCTGGCCGACCTCGACGAGCGCGGCATCGTCCGCATCGGCGCCGAGGTCCGCGACGGCGACATCCTGGTCGGCAAGGTCACCCCGAAGGGTGAGACCGAGCTGACCCCCGAGGAGCGCCTGCTGCGCGCCATCTTCGGTGAGAAGGCCCGCGAGGTCCGCGACACGTCGCTGAAGGTGCCGCACGGTGAGTCCGGCAAGGTCATCGGCATCCGCGTGTTCTCCCGCGAGGACGACGACGAGCTGCCCGCCGGCGTCAACGAGCTGGTCCGCGTCTACGTCGCGCAGAAGCGCAAGATCTCCGACGGTGACAAGCTGGCCGGCCGCCACGGCAACAAGGGCGTCATCGGCAAGATCCTGCCCGTCGAGGACATGCCGTTCCTGCCCGACGGCACCCCGGTGGACATCATCCTCAACACCCACGGCGTGCCGCGTCGTATGAACATCGGCCAGATCCTGGAGACCCACCTCGGGTGGGTGGCCAAGGCCGGCTGGAAGATCGAGGGTGATCCGGAGTGGGCGAAGAACCTCCCCGAGGATCTTCGCGAAGCGGAGCCGAACAGCATCGTCGCCACCCCGGTGTTCGACGGTGCCCGCGAGGAGGAGCTGCAGGGTCTGCTGTCCTCCACGCTGCCCAACCGCGACGGCGAGCAGATGGTCGACGGCGACGGCAAGGCCGTCCTCTACGACGGACGCAGCGGCGAACCGTTCCCGTACCCGGTGACGGTTGGCTACATGTACATCCTCAAGCTGCACCACCTGGTGGACGACAAGATCCACGCGCGCTCCACCGGCCCGTACTCGATGATCACCCAGCAGCCGCTGGGCGGTAAGGCGCAGTTCGGTGGCCAGCGCTTCGGTGAGATGGAATGTTGGGCCATGCAGGCCTACGGCGCCGCCTACACGCTGCAGGAACTGCTGACCATCAAGTCCGACGACACGGTCGGCCGCGTCAAGGTGTACGAGGCGATCGTCAAGGGCGAGAACATCCCCGAGCCGGGCATTCCGGAGTCGTTCAAGGTGCTGCTCAAGGAGCTGCAGTCGTTGTGCCTCAACGTCGAGGTGCTGTCTTCGGACGGCGCCGCGATCGAGATGCGCGACGGCGACGACGAGGATCTCGAGCGCGCTGCGGCGAACTTGGGAATCAACCTGTCGCGCAACGAGTCTGCTTCTGTCGAGGATTTGGCCTGA